The DNA sequence AGACCTCCGAGTCCCGTTCGGCGGGATGCGACAGAGCGGCGTGGGCCGGGAGGGTGGCGACGAGGCGATCCGGTTCTTCACGGAGCCCAAGAACGTCTGTATCAAACTTTAGCCAGGCACTCACCCATGTCGGACACGATCCGCTCAGCCCGCGCCCCCGCCCCGGTCGGCGCCTACCCCCACGCCCGCCGGGTCGGGAATCTGTTGTTTCTGTCAGGCATCGGCTCGCGGGTGCCCGGCACCAACGAGATTCCCGGCAACGTGGTCGACGCCGCCGGGGTGGTGGTGGCCCACGACATCGTCAAGCAGACCCACCAGGTCCTGACCAACATCCGGACCATCCTGGAAGACGCCGGCTCGAGCCT is a window from the Gemmatimonadota bacterium genome containing:
- a CDS encoding RidA family protein produces the protein MSDTIRSARAPAPVGAYPHARRVGNLLFLSGIGSRVPGTNEIPGNVVDAAGVVVAHDIVKQTHQVLTNIRTILEDAGSSLEDIVDITVFLTDMQHDFPAFNQVYAEYFTANQPTRTTVQVGALPTPIAIELKVISALGARHSALG